A section of the Deinococcus aerolatus genome encodes:
- a CDS encoding DNA polymerase Y subunit UmuC family protein, with the protein MNLSPWPLTLLSRQRPSIPVAALSESRRVLYANSDAQEAGVQLGMRDIAALSRCPELHAEVISAPTAIAAWVELLETLYARYSDRVEGRVPGTVFLKISAPAARELAAALHAPVGLAESLEVAQIAALRAKPGEVREVATGAAEKAFLSLTPPAHLEVIGLTPVHIERLAFLGVRGLADLMKWSAAQREAFLGVDVGKRVNRFLKGERTGAVQRYVPGRVIEARMGLDSPLYEPSEADVIFSELLPLFLAELRGRAAAYLTVQADTLGGRLSATRKLKGSPGPAGLLRIAGLALTDTGALPLGVEALTLQLSGIQQPGRMVGLWASLAELEVTKDVLDRFPEALVKVEWLDPYAYATDARYQWVDWLTGMVRPTSMTPRQSWKPALTRIQAHQKAVERMAAFFEEVPL; encoded by the coding sequence GTGAACCTTTCACCGTGGCCACTGACCTTGCTGAGCCGTCAGCGTCCCAGTATTCCCGTGGCCGCCCTGAGTGAGTCGAGGCGCGTGCTGTACGCCAATTCAGACGCACAAGAGGCAGGCGTACAACTCGGTATGCGCGATATCGCGGCCCTGAGCCGCTGCCCCGAGCTTCACGCCGAAGTGATCAGCGCGCCCACGGCAATCGCGGCGTGGGTGGAGCTGCTCGAAACGCTGTATGCGCGCTACTCGGACCGGGTAGAAGGACGAGTACCAGGAACTGTCTTTCTGAAGATCAGCGCTCCAGCCGCCCGTGAACTGGCTGCCGCCCTGCATGCCCCGGTGGGTCTGGCCGAGAGCCTGGAAGTCGCCCAAATCGCCGCCCTGCGTGCCAAGCCGGGCGAGGTCCGCGAGGTGGCAACAGGTGCGGCTGAGAAAGCGTTCCTTTCCCTGACCCCTCCTGCCCATCTGGAAGTGATCGGCCTGACCCCTGTGCATATCGAACGGCTGGCTTTTCTGGGGGTGCGCGGCCTCGCGGATCTGATGAAGTGGAGCGCGGCGCAGCGAGAAGCGTTTCTAGGCGTAGATGTGGGAAAGCGGGTTAACCGCTTTCTGAAAGGCGAGCGCACGGGGGCGGTGCAGCGGTATGTGCCGGGCCGGGTGATCGAGGCGCGCATGGGTCTGGACTCACCGCTCTACGAACCCAGCGAGGCGGATGTGATTTTCTCGGAGCTACTCCCCTTATTCCTGGCCGAGCTGCGGGGCCGCGCCGCCGCGTATCTGACGGTGCAGGCCGACACGTTGGGCGGACGGCTCTCGGCCACGCGCAAATTAAAAGGCTCCCCTGGTCCAGCGGGCCTGTTGCGAATCGCTGGGCTGGCCCTGACCGACACAGGTGCACTGCCGTTGGGCGTGGAGGCGCTGACCCTTCAACTCTCCGGCATTCAGCAGCCGGGCCGGATGGTGGGCCTGTGGGCTTCCCTAGCGGAATTGGAAGTCACCAAAGACGTACTGGATCGTTTCCCCGAGGCATTGGTCAAGGTGGAGTGGCTGGACCCCTACGCTTACGCCACCGACGCCCGCTATCAGTGGGTGGACTGGCTGACGGGGATGGTGCGCCCCACATCCATGACACCCCGCCAGAGCTGGAAACCCGCGCTGACCCGGATCCAGGCCCACCAAAAGGCTGTGGAGCGCATGGCCGCGTTCTTTGAGGAAGTGCCCCTGTGA
- a CDS encoding LexA family protein encodes MPPDLTRTRTAILNAALQLGANATLSAVAAQTGVTKQAVSYQAGILRNLGYLEPSSERYAPLIATDRAKVALGHGLPIYGSIAAGPPALAAQSPDDYTPSLETLLDMRSGDFLLRVRGESMTGVGVLDGDYVIVRPATEVHDGEVAVVLIPGEEAATLKRLYHFGDQIILMSENPDIPRMTYPAEQVQVQGKMVGRVGVGVPRVSARWA; translated from the coding sequence ATGCCCCCAGACCTGACCCGCACCCGCACCGCCATCCTGAATGCCGCCCTCCAACTGGGCGCCAACGCCACACTGAGCGCCGTCGCGGCCCAGACGGGCGTGACCAAGCAGGCGGTGAGCTATCAGGCAGGCATCCTGCGAAATCTGGGCTATCTGGAGCCGAGTTCCGAACGGTACGCGCCGCTGATCGCCACGGACCGGGCCAAGGTGGCCCTGGGCCACGGCCTGCCCATTTACGGCTCGATCGCCGCTGGGCCGCCAGCGCTGGCGGCCCAGTCCCCCGACGATTACACGCCCAGCCTGGAGACGCTGCTGGACATGCGCAGCGGCGATTTCCTCCTGCGCGTGCGGGGAGAGAGTATGACGGGCGTGGGCGTGTTGGACGGTGACTACGTGATCGTGCGGCCCGCCACGGAAGTGCACGACGGCGAGGTGGCCGTCGTGCTGATTCCAGGCGAAGAGGCCGCCACCCTCAAGCGGCTATACCACTTCGGGGATCAGATCATCCTGATGTCAGAGAACCCGGACATTCCGCGTATGACGTACCCGGCAGAGCAGGTCCAGGTCCAGGGCAAGATGGTGGGCCGGGTAGGGGTGGGCGTGCCGCGTGTCAGCGCCCGTTGGGCATAG
- a CDS encoding N-acyl homoserine lactonase family protein codes for MNQNAVKRLYLMQVGSMPEYQIPIVCALVQTEDGKNILIDSGLPEIIPEEASDFENGQDVLEQLASIGLTPDDIDTVISTHYDIDHAGRHAAFTKAQYVVQRVHHEDAASNPRFAALRPQWDQPMERIRLVDGDTELLPGLTLIETSGHVPGHQSVLVRLPTTGPVLLTIDAVPFAAGFTRDAPDDGHNPDPEATHVSTFKLLDLVEREQISLVIFGHDQAQWAGLNTLPQFYD; via the coding sequence ATGAACCAGAATGCTGTGAAGCGTCTGTATCTGATGCAGGTGGGGTCCATGCCGGAGTACCAGATTCCTATCGTGTGCGCGCTGGTGCAGACGGAGGACGGCAAAAATATCCTGATTGACAGTGGCCTGCCGGAGATCATCCCTGAAGAAGCCTCGGACTTCGAGAACGGGCAGGACGTTCTCGAGCAGCTGGCGAGCATAGGCCTGACACCGGATGACATCGATACCGTCATTTCGACCCATTACGATATTGATCATGCTGGACGGCACGCGGCGTTTACCAAGGCGCAGTACGTGGTTCAGCGTGTTCACCATGAGGACGCGGCGAGCAACCCACGTTTCGCGGCCCTGCGGCCGCAGTGGGATCAGCCGATGGAGCGCATTCGCCTCGTGGATGGGGACACGGAACTGCTGCCTGGGCTGACGCTGATTGAGACGAGCGGGCATGTGCCGGGACATCAATCGGTGCTGGTGCGGTTGCCCACAACGGGGCCCGTGTTGTTGACGATTGACGCGGTCCCTTTCGCTGCAGGCTTTACGCGTGACGCGCCGGACGATGGGCATAACCCGGACCCCGAAGCCACCCATGTCAGCACATTCAAGCTGCTGGATCTGGTGGAACGCGAGCAGATCAGCCTGGTCATTTTCGGGCATGACCAGGCGCAGTGGGCAGGGCTGAATACGCTGCCACAGTTTTACGATTGA